The genomic window GTGCGCTGCGGTATGCTACTGTGCGCTGCGGTATGCTACTGTGCGCTGCGGTATGCTACTGTGCGCTGCGGGGCATCAGCAACCGCAGAGTGGCGCACCGGGACTCACCTGTGTATGTGGAGCAGCAGAGAATAAAGCGGGGGAGTAGAATCGAATCTATGCGGGAATCTAGTATCTATGCGGCCGGAGCATGCAGGGGACCAAcaagagaagagaagatgacTCCCCCACCGTGCCACATGTCCCACAGAGGCCCCAGTCATGTGACCCTGATGTCATATCATCCCGGCTTATTCCCCCGCTTTCGCCATTTTGGGCCGGTACAGTCCGCCAACAGCTCCAGCTGCCGCCCAAATCCCCCGCCAATCTGGGCACCTTTTCCACGTGGCCCCCCGCCACAGATCAATCACCGGTGTGCTTACGTACTCTCGACGTCGCGTGGATTTGCCACCCTCGCCACTGCGCGTCACTGCCCGCAGATCGCCCACAGCATCAGCTAATAAGCATTCATCTCCACGCATCGctcatctccttccaaCCTCTTCCCACCATCCCACCATCCCACCATCCACATGTTCGTCATAAAGGCGACGCTGAAGGACGAGACAAGACGTCTCACCTTTGACACAAACCACTTTCCACGATACTATGAAGTCCAGCAAAAGGTCAGCCTCACCTGACCCACACGAGATAACGACGCTGACGCATGCGGgtttccttcctcttccactcTCCACACCTTATGACCTCGCACGTTACTTGCGTACTGACATATCTTGCGTACTGAAACATCCCATGTGAACAGCTGAGAACCATCTTCAATCTCCCGTCCACATGCCACCCCTTCTGGGTCAATGTCCTCCTCTTCCCGGATGATTCTCGGGATGCCAGGATAATGTTCAAAAAGCATGTCTGCGATGCCGAAGAGTGAGTCTCCTTTCTACTCCTTTCATCCTTTGCATGTTAATCTTGATGCTAATCGCAACGCTCCTTTGTATAGATATGAATCCGCTCAAGCACCCTTTTTGCACACGATCGGCATCTCGCCAGCTCTAAAGTTTACAATCTTGCTTACATCCGACCCAAGACTTGACGCTATCCACGGCTACCACCGCGCAAACAAGCTTCTTTCGTCTGCTAATCACCTCAACGCGCGTTTGGTCAATCTCGAGGAACGACTTGCCGAGGAAACTGCTCTCCTCAGCTCGCTCAAGGACAAGGCGGACGAGCGTGTCAAGGACGGTGACGAGCTTGCCAATACCTTTTGGACTTGCCGTGCGGATGAAAAACGTGCGTGTATCGAAGAGCTCCACAAAGCGATAGACACTTGTAAAGCGCAGCTTCAATCGCTCAACGAGCAGCTTGACGGTGGTCTCCCCGAAAGCTACGCACACCAGACCTTGCGCGACTACGCCGACTTTGAAAACAGAGAGGAAGCCGTACGAGCTCAACAAACAGAAGACGAACTTTCCGCTTGGAGAACCTCTCAGGAAATGGACCCTACACCGTTTCCTCCCTTGGAGTCCATCATCCATAACGCTACCTGGGGCCAGCAGCCTCGTGGATGGCCGTACCACCACCCCGGCATGCATCATCGAGGTATGCCTCATCCCCCTCTGTTCGGTCCTAACCGATTCCCCGTTCCTCCTCACCCCGCCATGTTCCCCTCGCCTTTCCCTCCATCCCCTCCTCATGCACCGCCCCCTCCAGGCCATATGCACACCCACGGGAGAGGCGGCCATCACCACGAAAGAAGGTTGAGGAGTGTACTCGACAGCGTTTCGGAACTGCTCAATCCCAATAATCCCAATGGATTCGTCCCCGCCCAGGAGATCAAGTCTATGCTTGACGGATTCTTGGCCAACCTCTCGAATCAGCTGGCTAGTACTTTTGAAGGCTCGACTCGGGTAGTTGGTCCGGCTGACGATGAGCCTCGTGTTCCTGGTGCATTCGTCCAGACCCAGTCTGCTCAATCAGCACAGTCTGACGCACAGATCCAGACCCAGCCAGAGTCGTCGCCAGAGACGTCTATAACCCCAGCAAACAAGCTCGGCAAAGGCGGATTCCGCCACCGCCACATTTGGTGCGACGGGTGCGAAAATGAAATCCGAGGTATGCGGTACAAATGCGAACACTGCCCCGACTATGATCTCTGTGGCTCTTGCCTCCCCCTCCTCAATACCTCTGCCCTCCACCCGACGTCGCACACGTTTAAAGCCATGCTCCACCGTGACTTGAAAGACCGCATCAACCTCTCCGACGGCACCGAGTCAAGTGTCCACAACGCGACGTGTGATGTATGCCAGCTGCGTATCGCAGGCGTACGTTGGAAATGCCTCAATTGTCCCGATTGGGACGCGTGCACTTCCTGCGCCCCCGGTCTTGATCGCTCCCACCCAGGACACAGTTTTGTCAAGCTTTATAGGTCGAGTGATTATGTGGTGAGCGCAGCTttggaggagagggaagcGATTGTTCATCCTCATGTAACATGTGACGGTGAGTTGcatctttttttcctttcgCAACGTTTTCGATGCTGATGCACGTAAAGGCTGCAACACGCGAATCTGCGGTACACGATACAAGTGTATGCACCCTTCATGCCCCGACTACGACCTATGCGAAAACTGCGAGGCGGCGCCAAACGCTATCGCTATCCACCCAAACAACCACCCGATGCTCAAGATCAAGACACCGCTTCGGGTTAATTTCAAGTCGTCGTACTCGCAGAAATCCCGATCTGGTGTCCAGGTGCATGATAGTTTGACTGGCGAGTTGTCTGTCAAGCCCTCCCACCACGCCCACGCCCACAGTCACGGTCAAGGTCAAGGTCAtcgccaccaccaccaccgaAATAAAGAGGAAAAGGCGGCGACGGCGACGGTGACGGCGCATGGTGATGTATttgggaagagaaaaggTGGTGGTTGGTGCCAACACAAGGAAACGTCGCCGTCGCCTGCGTTGGCAAAGTATGTCAGCGAGATTTTCATCCCTGCAAATGACGTCTTccaggaggaagaagtgaaggaggggaaagggaaagggaaagaaaaggaaatggagaGTTCGCCAGAGACGCCGAGGGCGGAAAACAAGTTTGTCTTGCCTCCTTGTGCTGCCGCCACCACTGCCGAGGGAGCACCAACCTCGACTACCGTTTCTGTCGAGGACGAGAGTATCCCTATCTCCACCGCCAAGGAACCTGTTGGTCCCCTCGACATCTTTTCATTCGTGCGACACGTGACGATTACCCCTGGGACGAGTCTGCCCGCCGGCACGGTCTTTACCAAGATTTGGAAGTACAAGCATTTTGCCTCGGGTAGCGAGTACCCTTTCTCCACTGTCCGACTTGTGCGCCAAACCGACACCGACACCGAGACGGACACCAAGACCGAGGACGATAGAAGCAGCCTCGGTATCCAGATCCAGGGCCCAGAGGTCAAGATGGAGGTAAAAGTCGATGATGTCAAGGAGGGTGAGGAAGGTGAAGTAAGGATTGAGGGATTAAAAGTTCCTGACAGGAAAGGCAAAGAGGTTTGCGAGTCGTGGAGATTTGTCGATGAAAACGGCGTTCAGTACGGCCAGCCATTCCGTCTTAGGTAAGTCATTTATAACGTATCATTTTACCATAAAAGTGCAACATTAAAAAAAGGTCCACTGACAAAAATGTTAAAATAGGATTACTGTGAGCGAAGATTTGGTTCAAAGCAAGAATTTGAGCGCTTCTTCGAGCTTGTTGATGATGCCTGTATCTGACGACAACAATAATGCTGCTACCTCTGGCTCATCGGGCTACGTTTCCGCTTATTCCAGAGACGGTAAGCTGGTTGACGGTgaagctgctgctgctggcggtggtggtgaagCTGTACCTTGCGGTATTTTTATCTACCACTTTGCCCAGCAGGCAAAGTCAGAGGGATCGCCCGCTTCTGTCACGCCTTCTGCCTTATCCAcctccctttcttcttATGCGTCCCCTTATTCTGGCGTCACTTCCCTTCCTTTCACAGGTACTGCcgatgacgatgacgatAATCTGTCCGTCATCTCGTACAACTCGTTTGTCGATGTAGACGGTGTCAGGACGAACACAAGCGCGtcgtcttcctccctcGTCGGGGCTCCTCGGGAAGAGGAACAACAAGGTGAAGAGGTCGAAGTTGAGAGTGACGATGACTATGAGGTTGTTGAGGGTagcgaagaagatgacgTGACTGCCGGTGACCTTTGAGCGCTTTTATTGTAGCAGTTTTATCATATCCGATTGTTGTTAAGTGTTTTTCATGTCGTTGTTAATGTTTTTTCATgtgttttctttttttttgccTACCACTCTCCATT from Cryptococcus gattii WM276 chromosome E, complete sequence includes these protein-coding regions:
- a CDS encoding uncharacterized protein (Similar to TIGR gene model, INSD accession AAW43640.1), which encodes MFVIKATLKDETRRLTFDTNHFPRYYEVQQKLRTIFNLPSTCHPFWVNVLLFPDDSRDARIMFKKHVCDAEEYESAQAPFLHTIGISPALKFTILLTSDPRLDAIHGYHRANKLLSSANHLNARLVNLEERLAEETALLSSLKDKADERVKDGDELANTFWTCRADEKRACIEELHKAIDTCKAQLQSLNEQLDGGLPESYAHQTLRDYADFENREEAVRAQQTEDELSAWRTSQEMDPTPFPPLESIIHNATWGQQPRGWPYHHPGMHHRGMPHPPLFGPNRFPVPPHPAMFPSPFPPSPPHAPPPPGHMHTHGRGGHHHERRLRSVLDSVSELLNPNNPNGFVPAQEIKSMLDGFLANLSNQLASTFEGSTRVVGPADDEPRVPGAFVQTQSAQSAQSDAQIQTQPESSPETSITPANKLGKGGFRHRHIWCDGCENEIRGMRYKCEHCPDYDLCGSCLPLLNTSALHPTSHTFKAMLHRDLKDRINLSDGTESSVHNATCDVCQLRIAGVRWKCLNCPDWDACTSCAPGLDRSHPGHSFVKLYRSSDYVVSAALEEREAIVHPHVTCDGCNTRICGTRYKCMHPSCPDYDLCENCEAAPNAIAIHPNNHPMLKIKTPLRVNFKSSYSQKSRSGVQVHDSLTGELSVKPSHHAHAHSHGQGQGHRHHHHRNKEEKAATATVTAHGDVFGKRKGGGWCQHKETSPSPALAKYVSEIFIPANDVFQEEEVKEGKGKGKEKEMESSPETPRAENKFVLPPCAAATTAEGAPTSTTVSVEDESIPISTAKEPVGPLDIFSFVRHVTITPGTSLPAGTVFTKIWKYKHFASGSEYPFSTVRLVRQTDTDTETDTKTEDDRSSLGIQIQGPEVKMEVKVDDVKEGEEGEVRIEGLKVPDRKGKEVCESWRFVDENGVQYGQPFRLRITVSEDLVQSKNLSASSSLLMMPVSDDNNNAATSGSSGYVSAYSRDGKLVDGEAAAAGGGGEAVPCGIFIYHFAQQAKSEGSPASVTPSALSTSLSSYASPYSGVTSLPFTGTADDDDDNLSVISYNSFVDVDGVRTNTSASSSSLVGAPREEEQQGEEVEVESDDDYEVVEGSEEDDVTAGDL